Proteins encoded within one genomic window of Eurosta solidaginis isolate ZX-2024a chromosome 1, ASM4086904v1, whole genome shotgun sequence:
- the beta4GalT7 gene encoding beta-1,4-galactosyltransferase 7 yields the protein MTAMATINWLFICGLAFCLGGVVVLSLMPLSSDCICPLSRGRSQSDADRSDLQPSVPQSEHKLAVLVPFRDHFEELLQFVPHMTKFLKRQGVEHKIFILNQVDRYRFNRASLINVGFRFTSAVYDYIAMHDVDLLPMNDALLYSYPSAAGPHHIAAPELHPKYHYETFVGGILLVRVEQFEKVNGMSNKYWGWGLEDDEFYVRIRDAGMRVTRPEGIKTGVNDTFKHIHNRYHRKRDTQKCFNQKEVTRKRDRETGLSTVKYKILKVHEMSIDGASITVLNILLECDEKETPWCDCSGNVAVASAVTT from the exons ATGACGGCGATGGCAACCATCAACTGGTTGTTTATATGTGGATTAGCATTTTGCCTTGGAGGAGTTGTTGTGCTGAGCCTTATGCCGCTAAGCTCAG ATTGCATTTGTCCATTGAGCCGTGGTCGCTCCCAATCAGACGCTGATCGTTCCGATTTACAGCCAAGTGTGCCACAATCCGAACATAAACTGGCTGTGCTGGTACCATTTCGTGATCACTTTGAAGAGTTACTACAATTTGTGCCACATATGACTAAATTCCTTAAACGACAAGGAGTTGAGCATAAAATCTTTATACTAAATCAAGTCGATCGGTATCGCTTCAATCGCGCCTCGCTCATCAATGTAGGATTTCGTTTTACGAGTGCTGTTTATGATTATATTGCAATGCACGATGTAGATTTATTACCAATGAATGATGCACTATTATATAGTTATCCCAGTGCGGCAGGTCCGCATCATATTGCTGCACCTGAACTGCATCCAAAGTATCATTATGAAACATTTGTTGGTGGGATACTGCTGGTGCGCGTTGAACAATTTGAAAAAGTGAATGGCATGTCGAACAAGTATTGGGGCTGGGGTTTGGAGGATGATGAATTTTATGTACGCATTAGAGATGCCGGAATGAGGGTGACACGACCGGAAGGTATTAAAACAGGTGTCAATGATACTTTTAA ACACATACACAATCGGTATCATCGCAAACGCGATACACAAAAATGTTTCAACCAAAAAGAGGTAACCAGAAAACGTGACCGTGAAACCGGTCTCAGCACAgtgaaatacaaaattttaaaagtgcACGAAATGTCCATAGATGGCGCATCAATTACAgtcttaaatattttgcttgaATGCGATGAAAAGGAAACACCCTGGTGTGATTGTTCTGGTAATGTTGCAGTTGCTTCGGCTGTTACAACATGA
- the EMC6 gene encoding ER membrane protein complex subunit 6: MSNKLSSKPGEIIAYSEAAIRGNISAVEYCRTSMAALSGCAAGILGLNGLLGFLFYFLAVFVLWLMILAKCGTQWRKFFINRQSLLTNNFLGGLCTYVLFWTFLYGMVHVY, encoded by the exons ATGAGCAACAAATTAAGTAGTAAACCTGGTGAAATAATTGCGTACAGCGAAGCAGCTATACGTGGCAACATTTCTGCAGTAGAATACTGTCGTACTTCAATGGCTGCGCTGTCTGGCTGTGCCGCTG GTATTTTGGGACTCAATGGCTTGCTTGGCTTCCTTTTTTATTTCTTAGCAGTGTTTGTGTTATGGCTAATGATTTTAGCAAAATGTGGTACACAATGGCGTAAATTCTTCATTAATCGTCAAAGCCTATTGACCAACAATTTCTTGGGTGGTTTGTGTACGTATGTGCTCTTCTGGACATTCCTCTATGGCATGGTGCATGTATATTAA